A region of the Bacillus basilensis genome:
ATAAATTGGGCCAATACGCCCTAAATCAACGTCATTTTTATGAGTGGATTGGTGATGTTAATACGTTCTCATTACCTATCCCTTGTTATTCTTCTGGCATTAAGGAATTAAGAACAGGCCATAATCGCATTATTATGGTTACAGATGGAGTATTGGAATGTGGTGAAAGATATTACGAAAATCCTGTTCACTTATATACAGATTGCTACGCTGCTCCTGTTTCTTCAGATATAGAAGGTAGTGTACAACATGTACTACAGCATGTTCATAAGAATTTTGGTCGGGATAGCACAACAATTATTAGTTGGGATTATAATAATCCTCTTCCTGCAACATACCCAAGTAACCAACCAGAAAGGAGAATCAAACATGTATGAATTTATTGAAAAAAAAGTAGTTAGAAACAAAAATTCTATTATCCCTTATACATGGATTCGTGGCAAAAGTGAAAACAAAGATATTTGTATCATGCTTCCAGGATCAGGATATACAACACAACGCCCACTTTTTCATTATGCAACAAATACATGCATGAACAATAATGTCGATATCCTTCATATAGATTACAACTACATAAGGAATGAACATTTCACAAAGCTTACTAGCACAGAACAAGATCATTGGATATATGAAGATGTCAAAACTGTTGTTTACGATGTATTAAAAGATACAGCGTATGAACGGTATTTCATTCTAAGTAAATCCATTGGGACTATACCTATGGCATATGAATGGAAACAAAAGAGTTTCGTTCGAAGTGCATATGGAATATGGTTAACACCTCTTATAAAGGATGACAATGTATATAATGCACTTCTATATACAAAATGGCCGTCTCTTTGTGTGATAGGTGATCAAGACCCTCATTTTATTAAAGAAAGAATTGATTCTCTGCATAATAATAATTTAGTGCATACAATTGTTATACCTAATGCAAATCATAGTTTAGAGATTAAAGGGGATATTTCAACAACAATTAAAGCTGCAGATAAAATAATTGGTCATATAGAAGATTTTATTCACAGTGCTAAATCTTTAAAACATGATTAATATAAGACCATATACTTACTATATAGTAGGTACAAAATTTCCAAACGTAGAAAATAGATTTACTAACCACTCTAAAAAAAGAAGCTGATCTCTCTATTTCAAAGGAAATTAGCTTCTTTTTAAATTAAATAGCACGCCATTTAATTTAAAATTAACTACGACATATAAATAAAAAATTCACACCTCTATCCCTAAATATCCTCTCACGACTTCACAGATTATTCATTTTAATTTAGCGCACAGAGAACTGATTAAAATGTGTCCGAATTGTGTCTAAACGTACAGTTTTCCCTAAATGATATGGTGACCCCATACCCATCAAGCTAAGAAAATAGATAACCCCCAAAACGAAAGATTGGTTCATTCTCGATTTAGAAATGTTAATTCTATCGTTTTGGGGTAGTTGCTTTTCTTAAATTGACATTCTCTTCTTTATTCCCTATAAGCTATTCATTTTTTCTATCGAAAATACTATTATAGGTTTTATTCACTAACTCTAAGGTGTTTCTTATAAAACTTTGATAAGGCGTTTGGGGTAGCGAATCTATTTTACTAGCTGCTCTCTGCGCATAGGTAAGTGCTTCCTCTATTCTTCCTAGTTG
Encoded here:
- a CDS encoding alpha/beta family hydrolase, whose amino-acid sequence is MYEFIEKKVVRNKNSIIPYTWIRGKSENKDICIMLPGSGYTTQRPLFHYATNTCMNNNVDILHIDYNYIRNEHFTKLTSTEQDHWIYEDVKTVVYDVLKDTAYERYFILSKSIGTIPMAYEWKQKSFVRSAYGIWLTPLIKDDNVYNALLYTKWPSLCVIGDQDPHFIKERIDSLHNNNLVHTIVIPNANHSLEIKGDISTTIKAADKIIGHIEDFIHSAKSLKHD